The DNA segment AGAGCTTTTCTTTTAAAGTTTGAAACGCTTTTTCTTGCTCTTCGCCCCATATAAACTTTTCACTCTTTTTAGTTAACTTTGTCATAGGAgaggctatcttggagaaatcttggatAAATCTCCTATAATACCCAGCCAAGCCTAGAAAACTTTTTATTTCGCTTGGATTCTTCGGGGGTACCCAATTCATTACCGCATCCACCTTGGACGGATCCACATGGACACCATTCGCATCGATCACATGACCCAAAATTGTACCTCTCTAAGCCAAAAggcacactttgagaactttgcatataaCTTTTCCTTGCGAAGCGTTTCTAATACATCACGTAAATGGGAAGCATGCTCTGCTTCACTGCGGGAGTATATTAGGAtatcgtcgataaaaacgatTACATACTTATCAAGCATATGTCGGCACACccgattcattaaatccataaacgcagctggcgcgttcgtcagtccaaaggacattactaaaaactcgtaatgtccgtaccgCGTTCGAAACGCAGTCTTTGGCACATCCTCTTCTCGTACGCGTAGTTGGTGATAACCCGACCGCAGatcgatttttgaaaaccaactcgccccttgtaactgatcaaatagatcatcaattctGGGCaacgggtatcgattcttcaccgttaatttgttcaactctcgatagtcgatgcacattcgcatcgaaccatctttcttcttcacgaaaagtacgggtgctccccatggtgaaacactgggtctaataaaacccttaacgagcaactcttgaagttgcgtcatcaattctttcatttcggtTGGGGCCAACCGATAAGGAGCCTTAGCTACCGGTTTTGCACTCGGATTAAGATCTATTTTGAATTCTACTTCTCGTTCAGGCGGAAGGCCTGGTAGGTCTTCCGGAAACACATCCGGATATTCATTCACCACGTTCACATCTTCAAGCTTTGGGACACCTCGATTGGTGTCAATCACATAAGATAGATAAGCTCTACCCCCGTTCCTCACATGTTTAACAGCTTTGACTAGAGAACACAATTTCGACTTGATGACTCTATCTCCTTGAACACTTACccgttccccccccccccccccgaggttAATATATGAATGACTTTCTTTTCACATTGAATTTCAGCGTGGTTTTGGGCaagccaatccattcctacaacTACTTTGAATTCCCCCATGTACATCGGGACAAGATCTATACTAAATTCCTCATCTTCGATTAAGATCTTACAGTTTCTACAAATATCATGTAACAAATAGCTCTTACTATCAGCAACTTCTACTTCTAAGGGTACTATCATCTTTTCAAGCTTAAACGATGGGTGGGCTAACAATTCATTAGAAATGAACGACCTACTAGCCCcggaatcaaataaaacattcaTAGGCATGGAATTCACCAaaaatatacctgaaaccacgTCCGGGCTAGCTTTAGCTTCATCCGAGGTTAACTGAAACATCCTTCCGCGAGCCTTGGGGGGGCTCGTCCTTCTTTCCATCTCTCTTTGCCCCTTGTTGGAGTTTCGGACATTCCGCTTTAATGTGCCCCGGTTCATTGCAATTGTAACACGCCTTTGAGTTTTCTGGGCACCTATAAAACGGATGTCCTTCTCGCCCACATTTGTAGCACCCCTTCTTTCCCGACAAACATTCACCCGAATAATGCTTCCCACACGTCTTGCAGGTCGGGATTTCACCACTTGCTTTCCCTTTCTTGCTTTGATCTTGGTGTCTTGCCTTTTTCGATGGGCTTGCGTTGGTAGGCTTCTCCGCTACTCTTTTCTCTCCCCGTTCAACCTGCCTTTTTATTTCAATTTCTCTATCTCTTGCCCAATCAATTAGTTCATTCAACGTTGCACACTTGGAGGGATTTACAAATTCCCGATATTCGGCCTTTAGCATAGCATGGTAACGTACAATCCTTTGCCTCTCCGTCCCCGCTATCTCCTCACAGAACTTCACCCTTTCAAGGAACTTGTTTGTTATCTCGTCAATCGTTTCATCCTTCTGTCTGAGACGCAAGAAGTCTTCCTGAATCTTATCAATTGCGGATTGTGGACTATAATATTTCAGGAATGACTCCTTGAATTCTTGCCATGTTAACGACTGTACTTTATCATCCCCCAATTCCTTCGAGTAtgcatcccaccaatcttttgctcGAAATTGTAGGAGGCCCGTGGCAAACATTACTTGATCTTCCACTTCACATCTACTTCGTGTAAACACGGCTTCAGTGCTTGAAATCCACCTTTGGCAAGCTATCGGATCAACATCCCCTTTGTATGGTAAGGGATTACATGCCATGAACTCTTTGTACGTACATCTCCGTTTGCTTTTCTTCACTTGCAGTTCACtaatcatttctttcaattcttccACCTTAGATGTTACCATGGTATTAGCTACCTCCAATACTTGCCCCTCGACTTCCTGAGCTAGTCGGGGTATACTAGCCTCAATTGCTTTCTTTACCTCTTCCACAACCATAGTTCTTATTTCATTTCGGCGTGCTTCATCGTCGTCATTCACGTTCACTCTATCAGCCATCTACATAAAACATTCATTACATTCATTAGATTTCATTTCATACTTGCCATCGTCATATTTcaacatcattttttttttgacattTCCCATTCATTATTCGTACTTCATGCCTTGTCGTCGTTGACAATCGCATCGTGTCGTTCTTATCTTAgacattctttcattcttttctaTCGTAACATATATTTCTTCTCAACATTCACATGTACTTTCCCTCGAGTCTAATTCACCTGACACATTTAATTTCATGCATTCTCGTTGTATATCGAGCTATCCTTGTGACTTGATAAGCATTATTAGAGTTTGAGGGTTTAAATTAAAGTTTTCGTTACTACATGCGGTCTCGGTAAGCTTTGGTTGCCCTTCCCTAGCTCACGATGcaagaaaaaaaaggaaaaatttaTGTCTGGtcgccaccgtaagctacggtggaaGAAGAAAGCTTACGGTGATGATTTACTGTCTTACGGCAGAATTTTGCAgccgcacggtcgtgcgtctGTTTGCACTACCGTGCATAACCTAGAACGTTGGGAACCCTGGCAGTGCACAAGCCCGTGCACTGTCTTACTCGGAAACGCACGTTCGTGCGACCAGTGCACGACCGTGCACCGTGCCCAGTTGCTTAATTGTTGCTGAAAATTTCCAGCCAAcctaggatcccacatttaggtaccatattactacatattctctaggatcccacatttaggtaccatattactacatattccctaggatcccacatttaggtaccatattactacatattctttaggatcccacatttaggtaccatattactacatattctttaggatcccacatttataCGCAAACGGCTTATAAACCCCCTTATACATTATTTGACCCGTTCTAACCCCAAATTGAAACGATTCATTCCCTAACATTCAATGACATTTCGAAACTAATTATTCATACTACAAAAGAAAATTTTCAACTTTTAAAAATACTTACTTGCTTTGCGCCGCGAAACGAACACACACTTCCTCACGAGCTTtcagtttgagttcaagcacttgatgcttaaatccctcaaacctaggctctgataccaacttgaaacgccCATATTTTTCACATTTGACGTATAACATAAACTTCCACTTGTGGAACCCAAATTCCTCATTTGATATTTTTTTCTTACAATTTTACCAAAATTTTGACATGACCCGTCCGTAATAGGTACCTTTCTCCCTGTTTTTTAACAATACCATTACTATTAATACTACGACACTTTCCAACATAATCAAAGTTAAGACCGTATATGGTTCGCCAtgaaccttttgtacaaactacACAAAGTTTAGTATCCAAACTTCCTACTAACAAACTAGACACTTACAAAATAACATTTACTAATCAAAATGGTAAGTTAACCCATCAAACAAACAACTTGGACCGGAAGCGCTTAGAGTCGACGTTTCGTGTGTGTGTTCGGTTCGGGTGCGCCGCATTCAAGCAAGAGATTTACCTACATTTCATAACGGAAACATTATTAGTTCAAACACATATTACTTCGAAAATGCTTTAATTACCTATCATTGTTCAACCCGTTAACATGTCTTGTTACCTTATTAGCATCCATACTTCCATTCGGAAACATCCAATGTATCGCTTTCCGAATCGTTCACCGTGAATCATTAAAGACCATACTTTTCCATATACTTACATCATTCGACCCGTTATGAACCTTTACAATAATTCCATAGAACCAAATACCACTTTTCGTAAAACTACATTAAAGTAAataaagttcatatgaacttaccgcgatcttgtgatgattgtgcctttgagtgacttgcgccttcttcctTCTTTGTGCCTATATGTCATAATCTCGTACTTTAGCTTTCTTTTAACATTAATTCCACAATCCTTATTATATGTTATGGCATTTACTAGTCACATATATCATTGTCATGAGAAAGTTGCATCATCTTAACAAGTATTCATGCAAAAGCCATAACTaaactcatttaggcattttgtcaaacacatggtgtgcatatcactagactagcataatgtacaagcattttAAGCACAACTTTCATAGTTCACTCCTTGAGTAACATAAACATCCTACCATGTTAGAATCTATCATTCAAATCAAGAGCATACAATTCTAAATCAatattcataacaatttcatGATTCAATCATCAAATTAACATACGAAACTTCACAATTTCTAAGCATTATTTGACATGCAAATGGGTTTTTGCCCTAATCATGTTCATACTAAAAATTAGCCTCTAGTGATGTCTAAATCCCCTTAGAAACCGTTAATCATACTGAATTTAACAAGACATTCGCGAATTATACTAAACCCactaaatcaaacatcaccaaattgcaaAATTTGACTTACTTGATACAAGAAACACTTAGGTGATCACCATTCTTATCTCATGCATTCAACTAGACCCCGATCTCCCTTTTAATTTGATGGATTTGTGAAGTTAGGGTTTGTTCTTCCTTTGCCCTCTTCCAGTcgcacatacacacacacatatgtctgatgtgtgtgttttgtgttatgAGTTTTAATTAAATCATCTTTCCAATTGtccaactttggtccctcaaATATTGAGCATTATACTTGATAgttaaacttttattttttatacattCCTAGTTAATCATATTCATAAATTTATATTTACCATTCTTTGTCATTAAATCCTCActattaatttattatattaaGACATACGAAaactggggtgttacaag comes from the Helianthus annuus cultivar XRQ/B chromosome 4, HanXRQr2.0-SUNRISE, whole genome shotgun sequence genome and includes:
- the LOC118491424 gene encoding uncharacterized protein LOC118491424; amino-acid sequence: MADRVNVNDDDEARRNEIRTMVVEEVKKAIEASIPRLAQEVEGQVLEVANTMVTSKVEELKEMISELQVKKSKRRCTYKEFMACNPLPYKGDVDPIACQRWISSTEAVFTRSRCEVEDQVMFATGLLQFRAKDWWDAYSKELGDDKVQSLTWQEFKESFLKYYSPQSAIDKIQEDFLRLRQKDETIDEITNKFLERVKFCEEIAGTERQRIVRYHAMLKAEYREFVNPSKCATLNELIDWARDREIEIKRQVERGEKRVAEKPTNASPSKKARHQDQSKKGKASGEIPTCKTCGKHYSGECLSGKKGCYKCGREGHPFYRCPENSKACYNCNEPGHIKAECPKLQQGAKRDGKKDEPPQGSRKDVSVNLG